The region AAGACTACATGGCTCTGTTGCTGACGCACATGCGGCCGGTAGAAGCGTTTCTTGTGGTGGTACGTAATTTTTCCGATCCCATGCTCGGCGCACCGAACCCGGCTCGTGACCTTCGCGAATTGGAGGAGGAATTTCTCTTGGCCGATTTGGCCACGGTGGAAAAACGCCTGGAACGTATCGAGGCGGAAATGAAAAAAGGACGAAAAGCGGCCGCCATGGAAATGGAGCTCCTTCAGCGATGTGCCGAGCTGCTCAACCAGGAGAAGCCCTTACGAACGCAGCCCAGCCTAGCGACGGCGCCGGAACTCAGGGGCTACACGTTCCTGTCGGCCAAGCCGGTCCTCGTGATTGTCAACAACGACGATGACACCGCCGATGTTCCCGAGGCTTTGAAAGGCATGGAGGACGTCCTGGTGGTTCGAGGGCGCCTGGAAATGGAAATGGCCCAACTCGGCGAAGCCGATGCGGCCATTTTTCGCCAAGATTACGGCATCGGTGAATCGGCCATGGACCGTGTCATTCGGCGCTCTTTTCAGCTCCTTGGCCTTGGGACCTTCTTTACGGTGGGAGAAGACGAAGTCAAGGCCTGGACGATTCCCTGTGGACTTCACGCCGTGGAAGCCGCCGGCGTGGTGCACTCGGACATGAAAAAGGGTTTTATTCGTGCGGAAGTGGTGGCCTACGAAGATCTCAAGAGAGTCGGCGACTATGCCGCCGCGCGAAAACAGGGCCTGGTTCGCCTCGAAGGCCGTGATTATCCGGTCAGAGATGGGGATATCATCCACTTTCGTTTCAATGTATGAGGCATTCAAGGAGAATGAAGGATCGTGTTTTTCTTTATTGGAGGTATTCAGCCCAAGACCAAGATGCTGGATGAGACCCCGCGTTTGTGTCCATCCTGTGGGCTGGCTCAAGCGCGCCTGAAACGCATCGACCATTACCTCAGTCTGTTTTTTGTTCCTCTTTTTCCAGTCAAAAAAGGTCAACCTTTGCTCATGTGCGATCGGTGCGGGTACGCGGCCCCACCGGAAGAGGGTTTTTATGGAAGGCCGACCGAGACGGCACCGCCACCGCCTGTGACGATTCGGTGTCCATCGTGCGGTCGAACCTTGGAACCTTCTTTTGCGTATTGCCCTTATTGTGGAAGAAAGGTATAAGCGGCTAGCCCTCACGGGCAGGTTGTCATTTCCCAAAGCCGGTGTGGAGTGTCGATGAAAAACAAAGTAGATGCCAAAGGTAACA is a window of Desulfosoma caldarium DNA encoding:
- a CDS encoding DUF933 domain-containing protein; translation: MHMKLGIVGLSRSGKTTVFNALTQRSGESGAASGRVVPVMGVVQVPDARLEWLTALYRPRKTTPAQVTYMDLQGIAGVAEKKKDYMALLLTHMRPVEAFLVVVRNFSDPMLGAPNPARDLRELEEEFLLADLATVEKRLERIEAEMKKGRKAAAMEMELLQRCAELLNQEKPLRTQPSLATAPELRGYTFLSAKPVLVIVNNDDDTADVPEALKGMEDVLVVRGRLEMEMAQLGEADAAIFRQDYGIGESAMDRVIRRSFQLLGLGTFFTVGEDEVKAWTIPCGLHAVEAAGVVHSDMKKGFIRAEVVAYEDLKRVGDYAAARKQGLVRLEGRDYPVRDGDIIHFRFNV
- a CDS encoding zinc ribbon domain-containing protein, whose product is MLDETPRLCPSCGLAQARLKRIDHYLSLFFVPLFPVKKGQPLLMCDRCGYAAPPEEGFYGRPTETAPPPPVTIRCPSCGRTLEPSFAYCPYCGRKV